A section of the Bacillus sp. HSf4 genome encodes:
- a CDS encoding DUF6884 domain-containing protein has protein sequence MKRLCIIPCGAKKIWDVDPERGPSPAKDVYMSPFHQACRTYAQNFFDDWVILSAKHGFLSACDIVPENYDVTFGTGHPEIMTAEALKKQAAEKKLLGFDEVVMLGGKKYRPVLRSVFGDPQLITYPLGGYRGIGYMLQALQKAVACGRELETK, from the coding sequence ATGAAAAGACTCTGCATCATCCCGTGCGGCGCGAAAAAAATCTGGGATGTCGATCCGGAAAGAGGGCCGTCTCCCGCGAAGGATGTTTATATGAGTCCGTTTCACCAAGCCTGTCGTACATATGCGCAGAACTTTTTTGACGACTGGGTGATCCTTTCAGCCAAACACGGCTTTCTGAGCGCTTGCGATATCGTTCCTGAAAACTATGATGTCACCTTTGGGACGGGTCACCCTGAGATCATGACAGCGGAGGCGCTTAAAAAACAGGCCGCAGAGAAAAAACTGCTTGGGTTTGACGAGGTTGTCATGCTCGGCGGGAAAAAATATCGTCCGGTTTTAAGAAGCGTGTTTGGCGATCCTCAGCTTATCACCTATCCGCTCGGTGGATACCGGGGAATCGGCTATATGCTTCAGGCGCTGCAAAAAGCCGTCGCTTGCGGCCGTGAACTGGAGACAAAATGA
- a CDS encoding YckD family protein, producing the protein MKKLSLCLVLIVPMAFAAGIPSVHGKTQEYQDLTEEQKNELSTLQKDIMEKKKQLIDRYVEYGMMDEKKGSDIKKHMEQRYEKEKKEGFMPKWGHHQKKFHHRIHY; encoded by the coding sequence ATGAAAAAATTATCGCTTTGCCTTGTGCTGATCGTTCCAATGGCTTTTGCCGCGGGCATTCCTTCCGTACATGGGAAGACGCAGGAGTATCAAGATTTAACGGAAGAGCAAAAGAATGAGCTGTCAACCTTGCAAAAAGACATTATGGAAAAGAAAAAACAGCTGATCGACAGATATGTGGAATATGGAATGATGGATGAAAAAAAAGGAAGCGACATCAAAAAACATATGGAACAGCGGTATGAAAAAGAGAAAAAAGAAGGATTCATGCCGAAATGGGGGCATCATCAAAAAAAGTTTCATCATCGCATCCATTATTAA